In Colletotrichum higginsianum IMI 349063 chromosome 1, whole genome shotgun sequence, the DNA window CTACTCGTGGGTCCTCGGACGCCGCaacgagaagatgatgctgaACTTCCGCCCCCACAACATCTCTCTCATCACCCTCGGCACCATTCTCCTCTGGTTCGGCTGGTTGGGTTTCAACGGCGGCTCCGCCTTTGGCGCCAACCTCCGTGCCGCCATGGCTTGCTGGAACTCTTGCCTGACGGCCATGTTCGCCGCCATGACTTGGTGCCTGCTCGATTTCCGTCTGGCCAAGAAATGGTCTCTCGTCGGTTGGTGCTCTGGAACCATTTCCGGCTTGGTCGCCGCCACCCCGGCCTCTGGTGTGATCTCTCCCTGGgcatccatcatcctcggtgttgttgctggcgTTGCTTGCAATTTCGGCACCAAGAGTAAGCACTACCGCTTCCATACATGATGATACGACCACTGACAAATCCGACAGTCAAGTTCCTTCTCAAGATCGACGACTCTCTCGATGTCTTCGCCGAGCACGGTATCGGTGGAATTGTCGGTCTCATCTtcaacgccttcttcgcTTCCGGTTCGATTATTGGTCTCGACGGTGTCAACACGGGCCTCACCGGCGGCTGGGTCGACGGCAACTACAAGCTCATGTACATCCAGATCGCCTACATTGTTGCTTGCTCTGCGTACACCTTTGTCATGTCGGCACTCATCGCCAAGATCATCGACATGATCCCCGGCCTGAAGCTGCGCGCgtccgaggaggccgagcttCTGGGTATGGACGACGACCAACACGGAGAGTTCTCGTACGACTACGTCGAGGTGCGCCGCGACTTCCTTGCCTGGACTCCCCACCAGGCCGAgcccgccggcgagggcaggtTCATCCCCCAACACGGCATCGAGGAGCACCAGAACatggccaacggcggcagcagcggatCGGACGAGCCCAAGCCCGTGACGCCCCAAGGCGAGCCCAGGAGCGAAAAGGTGCCTTCACTTTGAGGCCTGCGCGAGTCGTGCCTGTTTCGAGTTGTCTAATTTGATTTATTTTTGATGCACGATGGCATCAAGAAGCGAGGCGTTACCTACAGGATGGGATTGATCTGAGAGCTGTTTTCTGTGTTGTCGGAAGGATATCCTGCGCAAATGCAAAGCGACCATATTTTTTCTTATATTAATACCCCCACGGTAAATTGAATGAGACGCCAAAAGCGAATCTGTCTATTCATCAACATTGTACATCTCGCCAGTGATGTCtgctctccttctccggaTGCGGATTTGACGGAAGCATCAATCCGCAATCCCGCAGAGGCGATAAATGAaggggtggggagggggttgcTACGGTGT includes these proteins:
- a CDS encoding Ammonium transporter, whose amino-acid sequence is MSYTHTGAPTEFNGTNADFGGDSTTTNLNQWYQSGDQSYILVSAAMVLLMIPGIAFLYSGLARRKSALSQLWVVMMSFSVVVFQWYFWGYSLAFSETATNGFIGDLRHFGLMKVLATPSQGSPLVPALLYSFYQMMFCAVTAALTAGATAERGRVIPCMVFIFFWATLVYAPLACWAWNANGWAFKYGVIDYAGGGPVEIGSGMSALAYSWVLGRRNEKMMLNFRPHNISLITLGTILLWFGWLGFNGGSAFGANLRAAMACWNSCLTAMFAAMTWCLLDFRLAKKWSLVGWCSGTISGLVAATPASGVISPWASIILGVVAGVACNFGTKIKFLLKIDDSLDVFAEHGIGGIVGLIFNAFFASGSIIGLDGVNTGLTGGWVDGNYKLMYIQIAYIVACSAYTFVMSALIAKIIDMIPGLKLRASEEAELLGMDDDQHGEFSYDYVEVRRDFLAWTPHQAEPAGEGRFIPQHGIEEHQNMANGGSSGSDEPKPVTPQGEPRSEKVPSL